In Kutzneria kofuensis, the DNA window CGCGGACCGGTAGTCGCGGCAGTGCTGCCGCACGGTGAGCTCGTCGAGCAGGTAGCACGGGGTCCCGAAGCGGGCGGCGAACTGGGTGAGCGGCACGCCGCCGAGCAGCAGGTCGCCGTCGACGCCGTGCGCGGTGGACCGCGGCCAGATCCCGGGCTCCAGGTGTCCGCGCAGCGACTCACCCAGCGTGGGTATCAGCTCGGCGAGGGTCATCGTGTCCTCCGGGGTCGATCGGTCGTTCGACCCAAGAAGACTCCGAAACCCGCAGGTGGGGAGGGTTGTGTACGCGGTCATGACGCCGGCGGCGAGCACGTTGGCGCGATGGTGACGCCCGCGTGGTGGCGACCACATAGTTGACACTGACTAGTCAGACATGGATAGTTGAAGCTGACCAATTGGAGAGACGGTGAAACGACGCAAGGTGTCCAATCCGCTGGCGCTGGCCGTGCTGGCGGAGCTGTTCGCGGAGCCGATGCACCCGTACGAGATGGGGCGCCGGCTCAAGGAGCAGGGCAAGGACCGGGACATCAAGTACAACCGCGGCTCGCTCTACATGGTCGTGGAGCAGCTGACCAAGGCGGGTTTCATCGCCGAGCACGAGACGGTCCGCGACACCCAGCGGCCCGAGCGCACGGTCTACGCGATCACCGAGGCCGGGCGGACCGAGCTGTACGACTGGATGCGCGAGCTGGTGGCTACGCCGGTGCACGAGTACCCCAACTTCGGGGTGGCGCTGTCGCTGCTGGTCGTGCTGCCGCCGGAAGAGACGGTGGAACTGCTCGGAAAGCGGCTGGAAACACTGACGGCACAGGTGGGGGAGATCCGCGACACCATGCGCCAGGCCCAGGAGGAGGGCGTGGACTGGTGGTTCCTGATCGAGGAGGAGTACCGGCTCGCGCAACGCGAGGCGGAACGCGACTACGTCGCCGGCCTGGCCGAGCGGCTCACAGACCCGCAGTACCAGCGGATGTGGCACGAATACTTCAGGGGGAGGACATGAAGGCACTGATCATCGGGGGTGGCATCACCGGACCGGTGGCGGCCCTCGCGCTGCACAAGGCCGGCATCGACGCCGAGATCTTCGAGGCGTACGAGCAGAGCGCGGACGGCGTCGGCGGCTGGCTCATGATCGCGCCGAACGGGATCAACGCGCTCGGCGTGATCGGCGCGGCCGACGACATCCGCACCATCGGCCGGCCGAACCGCCGCATGGTGATGACCGACGGGCGCGGCAAGCGGTTCGGCGCGTTCGAGGAGCTGGACGCGGACAACCCGAGCCAGCTGGTGATGCGCCCGGACCTGTACCAACTGCTGGCCGAGCGGGCGGCCGCCGCCGGCATCAAGATCCACCACGGCAAGCGGCTGGTGGACGCCGCGGAGACGGCCGACGGCGTCACGGCGCACTTCGCCGACGGCAGCACCGCCACCGGCGACGTGCTGATCGGCGCGGACGGCGTCCACTCGACGGTCCGCACGCTGATCGACCCGAACACGCCGGGGCCGCGCTACACCGGCCTGCTCGGCTTCGGCGGCGTCGTGCCGGGCAACGAACTCGGCCTGCCCGAGGGCGAGTTCTACTTCGCCCAGGGCAAGCGAGGTTTCCTCGGCTACGCCCTCACCGACGAGGGCGACACCGGCTGGTTCACCAACGTGCCCAGTCGCGAGCCGCTCGACGGGGAGGAGGCGCGACGTATCGGGGCGCCGGAGTGGCTGCGCCGCATGCGTGAGCTCTACGGCGACGACTACCCGGCGCGCGACATTCTCGCCAAGGCCACGCCGGACCACATGGTCGTGGTGGGCGCGATGCACATCATGCCCAGCGCACCGCGCTGGCACAGCGACCGCATGGTGATCGTCGGCGACGCGGCGCACGTGCCGTCCAACAGCACCGGCCAGGGCGCGTCGCTGTCCATCGAGAGCGCGATCGAGCTGGCCCGCTGCCTGCGGGACCTGCCGGTGCCGCAGGCGTTCCAGGCGTACGAGAAGCTGCGCCGGTCGCGCGTGGAGAAGGTCGCCGAGCAGGGCGAGAAGGTCAACCAGGACAAGGTGAACGGCCGGATCACCCAGGCGGTCGCCAGCGCGCTGGCGCCGATCGCGATGAAGCTGTTCATGAAGCCGGAGAAGATGTTCGGCTGGCTGCACCGCTACCGGATCGAATGGGACGAGCAGGTGCGGGCCGCCTAGAAGCCCGGGGGAGGGGTGGGGGCGCGTCGGTCACGGCCGGCGCGCCCCGACAAAAAACTAGCCCCGCTCCACCAGGTGCCCCACGACATCCGGGCCCGGATGCGGGTGACCGGAGCCGTCGCGGCGGATGTCCACCTCCGGCAGCTCGACCGACGAACCGGTGTCGGTGGAGCCGGCGGGACGGGGGCCGATCCACGCCAGGCGCAAGGCGTTCTCGCCCTTGAGGAAACGGTGCGCCCGCACGCCGCCGGTGGCGCGGCCCTTGGCCGGGTACTCGGAGAACGGCGTGACCTTCACGGTATTGCCGGTGGCGGTGACGACCATCGGCTCGCCGTGCTCCTCGTCGTCGGTGCGCACGGCGCCGAAGAACACGGTGTGCGCGTCGGCGGCGAGCTTGATGCCGGCCATGCCGCCGCCCTTGAGCCCCTGCGGCCGCACCAGCGAAGCGTCGTAGCGCAGCAGGGACGAGTCCGACGACACGAACACCAGGGTCTCGCTGCCGTCGGTGAGCCAGGTGGCGCCGGCGATCTCGTCGCCGTCCTTGAGGGTGATCACCTCGAACTCGTCCGACCGCACCGGCCACTCCGGCGCGCACACCTTCACCACGCCCTGCCGGGTGCCGAGAGCCAAGCCCGGGGACGAGGTGTCGGTCAGCGGCGCGATGGTGACGACACGTTCGCCCTTCTCCAACGGGACGAGCTCGCTGGCGGCCATGCCGCCGCTCAACGACACCGTGCCCACCTGCTCCGGCAGCACCGGCAGCGGCAGCACATCCGTCTTGAACGCGCGCCCCTTGCTGGTGACCAACAGGATCTGCCCACGGGCGGTGGTGTGCACGACCGCGGCGACGGCGTCGTTGCGGGCCCGACCGTTGCGTCGCCGTGCCTCGGACGCCTCCTCCGACTCGGCGGCGGTGCGCGCCACGAGACCCGTGGCCGACAGCAGCACCTGGCACGGGTCGTCGGCGACCTCCAGCGGCCCGGCCGGCTTGGACGCGGCCAGCACCTCCTTGAGGTCGCCGTCGATCAGCGCGGTCCGGCGCTCCCAGGTCAGGTCCTTGGACACCTTGGCCAGCTCGGTCGACACGACCTTGCGCAGCACCGCGGGGTCGTCGAGGATCTTCGAGAGCTCGGCGATCTCCTCGGTGAGCTTGTCCTGCTCCGACTCCAGCTCGATCTTGTCGTACTTGGTCAGCCGGCGCAGCGGCGTGTCCAGGATGTACGAGGCCTGGATCTCGGACAGCTTGAACTGCTTCATCAGGCCGTCGCGGGCGGCCTGCGCGTTGTCGCTGTTGCGGATCAGCCGGATCACCTTGTCGATGTCCAGCAGCGCCTTCAGCAGGCCCTCGACCAGGTGCAGCCGCTCCTCGCGCTTGCGCTTGCGGTAGCGGGTCCGCCGGGTGATCACCTCGTAGCGGTGCTTGAGGAACACCTCCAGCAGCGCCTTCAGGCCCAGCGTCTGCGGCTGCCCGTCGACGAGCACCAGGTTGTTGATGCCGAACGACTGCTCCAGCGGCGTCAGCCGGTACAGGTCGGCCAGCAATGCCTGCGGGTTCACGCCGACCTTGCACTCGATCACCAGCCGGGTGCCGTTCTCCCGGTCGGTCAGGTCCTTGACGTCGGCGATGCCGGTGAGGCGCTTGGACTTCGTCACCTCGTCGGTGATCTTCTCGATGATCTTCTCCGGGCCGACGCCGTACGGCAGCTCGGTCACGGTGATGGCCTGCCGGCCCCGGCTGCCCTCCAGCGGCCCGGTCTCGGCCCGCGCCCGCATCCGCACCACGCCGCGGCCGGTCTCGTACGCCTTGCGCACCTCGTCCAGGCCCAGCAGCATGCCGCCGGTCGGCAGGTCCGGCCCCGGCACGAACTCCATCAGCTTGTCCAGCGAGGCGTCCGGGTGGTTGATCAGCCACCGGGCCGCCGCCACGACCTCGCCCAGGTTGTGCGGGATCATGTTGGTGGCCATCCCGACCGCGATCCCGGACGTGCCGTTGACCAGCAGGTTCGGGAAGGCGGCCGGCAACACCGACGGCTCGAGCAGCGAACCGTCGTAGTTGGGCCGGAAGTCGACCGTCTCCTCGCCCAGCTCGCCGACCAGCAACATCGCCTCGTCGGACATCCGCGCCTCGGTGTATCGCGAGGCGGCCGGTCCGTCGTCCGGGGAACCGAAGTTGCCGTGCCCGTCGATCAGCGGCGCGTTCAGCGAGAAGTCCTGCGCCATCCGGACCATGGCGTCGTAAATGGCCAGGTCACCGTGCGGGTGGTACTTGCCCATGCAGTCGCCGACGACGCGGGAGGACTTCACGTACGCGTGCGTCGGCCGGTACCCCTGCTCGTGCATGGAGTACAGGATTCGGCGGTGGACCGGCTTGAGGCCGTCCCGCGCGTCCGGCAGCGCCCGGGAGTGGATCACCGAGTAGGCGTACTCCAGGTACGAGTCCTCGATCTCGGTCTGGATCGAGTTGTCCAGCACGGTGGCGCCCGCGCGGTCGAAGGCCGACGGGTCCACCTTGGTCACGGAGCCCTTGCTGCGGCGTGCCATGTCTTGCCTGTCTCCTACTTCGTCAAGCGGACCGGTCAGATGTCGATCGCGGACTGGTCGACGCGGGCGGCCGAGGCGACCAGCCAGTTGCGTCGCGGCTCCACCTTCTCGCCCATCAGCAGTTCCAGCGTCTGCTCGGCGATCTCGGCGTCGTTCAGCGTGATCCGGCGCACCGACCGCGTGGCCGGGTTCATCGTGGTCTGCCACAGCTCGTCGGCGTCCATCTCGCCGAGGCCCTTGAACCGGGGCACCGGCGTGACGACCTGCTTGCCGGCCTTCTCCAGGGCGGCCAGCTTGGTCTCCATCTCACGCTGGGTGAAGGTGAAGATGGTCTCCGGGTTGCGGCCCTTGGTGGTGATCTTGTGTAGCGGCGGCATCGCGGCGTACAGCCGGCCGTCCTCGATCACCGGCCGCATGTACTTGGCGAACAGGGTGATCAGCAGGGTCCGGATGTGCGAGCCGTCGACGTCGGCGTCGGCCATCAGGATCACCCGGCCGTAGCGCATCGCCGACAGGTCGAAGGTGCGCCCGGTGCCGGCGCCGAGCACCTGCACGATGGACGCGATCTCGGCGTTGCGCAGGGTGTCGGCCAGGTTGGCCTTCTGCACGTTGAGGATCTTGCCCCGCAGCGGCAGCAGCGCCTGGTACTCCGAGACCCGGGCCATCCGGGCCGAACCGAGCGCGCTGTCGCCCTCGACCAGGAACAGCTCGCTGCGGGCGACGCCGGTGGTGCGGCAGTCGACCAGCTTGGGCGGCATCGCCGCGCCCTCGAGCGCGGTCTTGCGCCGGGCGGCGTCCTTCTGCTGCTTCTGGGTCAGCCGCACGCGTGCGGCGTCGACCACCTTCTGCAGCACGGTCTTGGCCTCGGTCTTGGTGCGCCGGTCCTCGGTCCAGGCCTTCACCTGCCGCTCCACGACGCCCTGGATCACCTTGGTGATGCCGGCGGTGGACAGCTCGTCCTTGGTCTGCGAGGTGAACTGCGGCTCCGGGATGCGCACGTGGATCACGGCGGTCATGCCCTCGAGCACGTCCTCCAGCGTCGGCATGTCCTCCTTGGGCTTGAGCAGCCCGCGGGTCTTGGAGATGGCGTCCTGCACGGCCTTGGTGACGGCCCGGTCGAAGCCCTTGCGGTGGGTGCCGCCGTGCATGTTGCGGATGGTGTTGGTGAAGCATTCCACGGTGCGCTCGTAGCCGGTGCCCCAGCGCAGCGCCACCTCCACCTCGGCGCGACGCTCCACTTTGGACCGCATCACGCCGTTCTCGTCGGCGGCGTTCTCGAAGTAGGTTCCCTCGCCGTTGACCAGGATGGTGCCGGAGACCGGCTTGTCACCGGACGGGGTCAGGAAGTCCACCATGTCCGACAGCCCGTTGGGGAAGTGGAACGACTCCTCGGCGATCGAGCCCTCGGTGGCGTCACGCAGCACGTAGGTCACGCCCGGCACCAGGAAGGCGGTGTTGCGCAGCTTGGCCCGCACCGCCTCGCGGTCCAGGGCGGCGCCGTTCTCGAAGTAGCGCGCGTCGTACCAGTACCGGATGGAGGTTCCGCTGGACTCGCCGCGCTTCATCTTGCCGATGACCTGGAGCCCGGACTGCTGGGTGAACTTGGCCTTCGGCCCCGGCCCGTCGAAGACGCCCGGCACGCCGTGCGCGAACGACATCTGGTGCACCTTGCCGTCCTGCTTGACCGTCACGTCGAACCGGTGCGACAGGGCGTTCACCGCGGACGCGCCGACGCCGTGCAGGCCGCCGGAGGTCTTGTAGCCGGAGCCGCCGAACTTGCCGCCGGCGTGCAGCCGGGTCAGCACCAGCTCGACGCCGGACAGGCCGGACTTGGTGTGCACCCCGGTCGGGATGCCGCGGCCGTCGTCGTCGACCTGCACGCTGCCGTCGGCGTGCAGGGTGACCACGATGCGGGTGGCGAAACCGGCGATGCCCTCGTCGGTGGAGTTGTCGACCACCTCGGTGAACAGGTGGTTGATGCCCCGGCTGTCGGTGGACCCGATGTACATGCCGGGTCGCTTGCGGACCGCCTCCAGACCCTCCAGGTGCGTCAGGTCGTCGGCCCCGTAAAGAGTCTCAGCGGTCACAGGGTCTTTCTCCCAGATCGTCTCTAGCCCGATGCCCGAACAACGCCGAGGGTAGCCCTCACCCCCGACAGATCAGCCCAGCAGCGCCAACTCGGCCACGACCGCCCGGTGATCCGTGCCCGGCAGCAGGTGTTCGCTCGCGGACACCGCGGCCAGGCCGGGACCGTGCAGCACGTGGTCGATCTGGACCAGCGGGAATGCCGCCGGCCACGTCGGCGCCCAGCCCCGGCCCAGCTCGGCGTGCGTGTCGACCAGCCCGGCCGCCAGCAGCGAGCGCAGCGGCGAGTGATCGACGGTGGCGTTGAAGTCGCCGAGCACGATCGCGTCCCGGCCGGCCACGGCCCGCAGCGCCGACATGTCCTGGGCCCAGAGCCCCGGGCCACCGACAGGATAGTACGTGTGCACGCCGACCACCGGGATCTCGTGGCCGGACACGGACACTGTGACCTGGGTCTGGGGCCAGGTGGTCGGCAGGTCGGTCGGGCCGCCGCGGACGATCGGCAGCCGGGAGAAGATGGAGGTGTCGTTCTCCGGGTGCAGCTCGCGGTACGGCATCAGCTTGGCCATCCCGGCGGCGTCCAGCGCCTTGATCGCCGGCGCGTCCAGCTCCTCGGTGACCAGCACGTCCAGGTTCTGGTCGTGGGTCAGCGACACCAGCGCCAGCGGGTCGACCTGGCCGCGGTGGGTGTTGCAGGTGCCGACCCGGATGCGCGGCGCGCCGGCCGGCACGGGCTGGTGGTCCCGCACGAACCGCGGCACGAACCAGGCGATCTGCAGCACGAGCAGCGCGGCCGCGGCCACCGTCAGCCACCGGCCGCGCAGTGCGAGCAGCGTCACCAGCAGCGCGGCGGTGAGCAGGCCGACGTACGGCAGCAGCGCGATCGGCAGCGCCAGGTAGGTGCCGTCGTCGAAACCGAAGATCCGGGTGACGGCGAGCACGAAGACGCAGCTCAGCAGGGCGGCGCAGGCGATCAGCGCCGCTTTGCGACCACGGTTCACCTGGCGGCCTCGACGCACTCGATGTTGGCGACGGCGAAGTACCGGTCGTCCTCGCGCAGGTAGCACCACGAGTCCAGCCAGTCGTCGACCAGCTGTTCCGGACGAATGCGGCGAACCGTACGGCTGCCCTTGCGGTCCCGATACCCGATCACCACGTCCGACCCGGTGTCCAGCGCCTCGGCCAGCCACGCCAGCTCCGGCTCGGACAGGTCCCGGTTGAGTCGAGCGAGCCGCCGGAAGGTGGGTCCGCGCTTGATCGGCACGTGCGGCTCGGCGATCAGCCGCGCGGCCAGTTCCTCGGCGGTGAGGGTGTTCTTGTCCACCATCGCGGGCGGCTCGGCGCGGTGCTGCGGCCTGCGCTCCACCACGACCGCGCCCGCGGGGTTCTCGCCGACCGGTGCGTAGCCGGCCTTTCGTAGCAGCGCCAACACGTTCGCCGGACTGTCCGAACTGGACAAGACGGTCGGGGCGAGCCGGGTGAAGCCGGGCAGCCGGTGTTCGATCTCGGCGGCGGTCGCCTCGTCGGCGAGCACGCAGCAGCGGACCTCACGCACCCGCACGTGCCCGTGCCGGCGCTCGACGTCATTGATCAAGTACGCCAGCGGCTGCGGCACCGCGCTCAGTTCGCCCAGCTCGCGCAGCAGATCCTCGGCCCGCCAGCCGGCGTCCAGCGCGGACCGGACGCTCGCCGCCGAGAACCGCCACACCGCACCGCCCTCGCGCACGGCCGCCGCGGCCAGCACGGGCGCCGGCACGCCGGACACGACCGCCGTGAGATCGGACTGCAGGACCACGCCGGCGGCCTGTTCGGGCAGCACCACGTCGTCGCGCCGGCCGACAAGGAATTCGCCCAGCTCGGTCAGGGTGTCGGCGGCGACCGCGCCGAGCAGCTCCGCCTCCCGCAGCGGCACGGCGATGTCCTCGTCGTCCCGGTCCGGGCAGAACCAGTCGATCTCCGCCGCGACGGCCCGCACGGACACCCCGCCCGCCGCGGCCGTCAGCAGGGCTCGCCGCACCGGACCGCCCTCGGGCCACGAATACCACGCCACGGCGAGCTGCGCCCACCGCTGGGCCGGACGGCCTTGCCGCCACTCCGGGTAGTCCGTGGTGGGCGCGAAGCCCGCGTCGACCTCACCGAGCAGCCCCGACGCGCCGGCGAGGTCGAGCCACAGCGCGACCGACCCCGGCTCGGCCGACAGCTCGCGGGCCAGCCGGGACAGCTCCCTGGAACCGATGCCACCCTTTTTCAACGCTGCGATCGGCCGCTCGGTTGCCTTGTCCAGCAGCGAAGTGACGCCGTCGAGCAGCGCCGCCGCGGCGGCCTGGGCGGCACGGCTCACGGTGGCCGCGTCCGCGCTGGTCAGCGGCAGTTCCGGACGGCCGGTCAGCTCCGGGCCGTGATCGGAGTCGAACGACCAGTGCTGGGCCAGCAGCGGCGGCAACCGCAGGTCCGTGCCCCAGACCAGGCCGAGCGCCTGGAGCTGGGGCAGCACCTCCCGGAACAGCCGCCGGTCGAGCAGGTGCTGGGTGCCGGCGGTGATCGCCTCGCCGGCCACCAGCTGGTCCCGGTTCAGCGTCTGCAGCACGGCGACCAGCGACGATGCGCTGGACAGCCGCTGCGCCAACTCGGCGAAACCGCGCGGCGCCGGCTCGACCAGCACGTCCGGCCGCGCCCGCAGCAGCGCGGCCAGCGCCGGCTCGTCCAGGCCGGCCAGGTACTCGTCGAACTCCACCCGGCCAACCTACTTCAGGGCACCGGTCACCAAGTCAAGCCGCC includes these proteins:
- a CDS encoding PadR family transcriptional regulator: MKRRKVSNPLALAVLAELFAEPMHPYEMGRRLKEQGKDRDIKYNRGSLYMVVEQLTKAGFIAEHETVRDTQRPERTVYAITEAGRTELYDWMRELVATPVHEYPNFGVALSLLVVLPPEETVELLGKRLETLTAQVGEIRDTMRQAQEEGVDWWFLIEEEYRLAQREAERDYVAGLAERLTDPQYQRMWHEYFRGRT
- a CDS encoding FAD-dependent oxidoreductase, with amino-acid sequence MKALIIGGGITGPVAALALHKAGIDAEIFEAYEQSADGVGGWLMIAPNGINALGVIGAADDIRTIGRPNRRMVMTDGRGKRFGAFEELDADNPSQLVMRPDLYQLLAERAAAAGIKIHHGKRLVDAAETADGVTAHFADGSTATGDVLIGADGVHSTVRTLIDPNTPGPRYTGLLGFGGVVPGNELGLPEGEFYFAQGKRGFLGYALTDEGDTGWFTNVPSREPLDGEEARRIGAPEWLRRMRELYGDDYPARDILAKATPDHMVVVGAMHIMPSAPRWHSDRMVIVGDAAHVPSNSTGQGASLSIESAIELARCLRDLPVPQAFQAYEKLRRSRVEKVAEQGEKVNQDKVNGRITQAVASALAPIAMKLFMKPEKMFGWLHRYRIEWDEQVRAA
- a CDS encoding DNA gyrase/topoisomerase IV subunit A, coding for MARRSKGSVTKVDPSAFDRAGATVLDNSIQTEIEDSYLEYAYSVIHSRALPDARDGLKPVHRRILYSMHEQGYRPTHAYVKSSRVVGDCMGKYHPHGDLAIYDAMVRMAQDFSLNAPLIDGHGNFGSPDDGPAASRYTEARMSDEAMLLVGELGEETVDFRPNYDGSLLEPSVLPAAFPNLLVNGTSGIAVGMATNMIPHNLGEVVAAARWLINHPDASLDKLMEFVPGPDLPTGGMLLGLDEVRKAYETGRGVVRMRARAETGPLEGSRGRQAITVTELPYGVGPEKIIEKITDEVTKSKRLTGIADVKDLTDRENGTRLVIECKVGVNPQALLADLYRLTPLEQSFGINNLVLVDGQPQTLGLKALLEVFLKHRYEVITRRTRYRKRKREERLHLVEGLLKALLDIDKVIRLIRNSDNAQAARDGLMKQFKLSEIQASYILDTPLRRLTKYDKIELESEQDKLTEEIAELSKILDDPAVLRKVVSTELAKVSKDLTWERRTALIDGDLKEVLAASKPAGPLEVADDPCQVLLSATGLVARTAAESEEASEARRRNGRARNDAVAAVVHTTARGQILLVTSKGRAFKTDVLPLPVLPEQVGTVSLSGGMAASELVPLEKGERVVTIAPLTDTSSPGLALGTRQGVVKVCAPEWPVRSDEFEVITLKDGDEIAGATWLTDGSETLVFVSSDSSLLRYDASLVRPQGLKGGGMAGIKLAADAHTVFFGAVRTDDEEHGEPMVVTATGNTVKVTPFSEYPAKGRATGGVRAHRFLKGENALRLAWIGPRPAGSTDTGSSVELPEVDIRRDGSGHPHPGPDVVGHLVERG
- a CDS encoding DNA gyrase/topoisomerase IV subunit B, with the protein product MTAETLYGADDLTHLEGLEAVRKRPGMYIGSTDSRGINHLFTEVVDNSTDEGIAGFATRIVVTLHADGSVQVDDDGRGIPTGVHTKSGLSGVELVLTRLHAGGKFGGSGYKTSGGLHGVGASAVNALSHRFDVTVKQDGKVHQMSFAHGVPGVFDGPGPKAKFTQQSGLQVIGKMKRGESSGTSIRYWYDARYFENGAALDREAVRAKLRNTAFLVPGVTYVLRDATEGSIAEESFHFPNGLSDMVDFLTPSGDKPVSGTILVNGEGTYFENAADENGVMRSKVERRAEVEVALRWGTGYERTVECFTNTIRNMHGGTHRKGFDRAVTKAVQDAISKTRGLLKPKEDMPTLEDVLEGMTAVIHVRIPEPQFTSQTKDELSTAGITKVIQGVVERQVKAWTEDRRTKTEAKTVLQKVVDAARVRLTQKQQKDAARRKTALEGAAMPPKLVDCRTTGVARSELFLVEGDSALGSARMARVSEYQALLPLRGKILNVQKANLADTLRNAEIASIVQVLGAGTGRTFDLSAMRYGRVILMADADVDGSHIRTLLITLFAKYMRPVIEDGRLYAAMPPLHKITTKGRNPETIFTFTQREMETKLAALEKAGKQVVTPVPRFKGLGEMDADELWQTTMNPATRSVRRITLNDAEIAEQTLELLMGEKVEPRRNWLVASAARVDQSAIDI
- a CDS encoding endonuclease/exonuclease/phosphatase family protein, with amino-acid sequence MNRGRKAALIACAALLSCVFVLAVTRIFGFDDGTYLALPIALLPYVGLLTAALLVTLLALRGRWLTVAAAALLVLQIAWFVPRFVRDHQPVPAGAPRIRVGTCNTHRGQVDPLALVSLTHDQNLDVLVTEELDAPAIKALDAAGMAKLMPYRELHPENDTSIFSRLPIVRGGPTDLPTTWPQTQVTVSVSGHEIPVVGVHTYYPVGGPGLWAQDMSALRAVAGRDAIVLGDFNATVDHSPLRSLLAAGLVDTHAELGRGWAPTWPAAFPLVQIDHVLHGPGLAAVSASEHLLPGTDHRAVVAELALLG
- a CDS encoding helicase-associated domain-containing protein, giving the protein MEFDEYLAGLDEPALAALLRARPDVLVEPAPRGFAELAQRLSSASSLVAVLQTLNRDQLVAGEAITAGTQHLLDRRLFREVLPQLQALGLVWGTDLRLPPLLAQHWSFDSDHGPELTGRPELPLTSADAATVSRAAQAAAAALLDGVTSLLDKATERPIAALKKGGIGSRELSRLARELSAEPGSVALWLDLAGASGLLGEVDAGFAPTTDYPEWRQGRPAQRWAQLAVAWYSWPEGGPVRRALLTAAAGGVSVRAVAAEIDWFCPDRDDEDIAVPLREAELLGAVAADTLTELGEFLVGRRDDVVLPEQAAGVVLQSDLTAVVSGVPAPVLAAAAVREGGAVWRFSAASVRSALDAGWRAEDLLRELGELSAVPQPLAYLINDVERRHGHVRVREVRCCVLADEATAAEIEHRLPGFTRLAPTVLSSSDSPANVLALLRKAGYAPVGENPAGAVVVERRPQHRAEPPAMVDKNTLTAEELAARLIAEPHVPIKRGPTFRRLARLNRDLSEPELAWLAEALDTGSDVVIGYRDRKGSRTVRRIRPEQLVDDWLDSWCYLREDDRYFAVANIECVEAAR